A single genomic interval of Lathyrus oleraceus cultivar Zhongwan6 chromosome 7, CAAS_Psat_ZW6_1.0, whole genome shotgun sequence harbors:
- the LOC127108379 gene encoding adoMet-dependent rRNA methyltransferase spb1 — MGKAKAKGKHRLDKWYHLAKETGYRSRASFKLLQINGKFDFLSSARAVLDLCAAPGGWMQVAVKHVPKGNLVIGVDLAPIAPMIGATAIQEDITRPECKSRIKKIMNQNGCSTFDVILHDGSPNVGGAWAQEATSQNALVIDSVKLATQFLSPKGTFVTKVFRSQDYSAVVYCLKQLFEKVEVDKPIASRSESAEIYLVGLKYKAPAKIDPRLLDYKHLFQASAQPQAKVVDVLRDNKQKRHRDGYEDGITTLRKVSSAASFIWSDAPLEILGSVTSISFTDPADLKIKDNKLTTEEVKSLCEDLRVLGKQDFKHLLKWRIHIRKALSPSKKTEPASTAVVENENEVDEDDRLLNEMEELTNALDRKKKREKKILAKRRAKDKVRKATGMQMDAVEDYVDHELFSLASMKGKKDLVAVDTTDYEGGEGEGDDSENEENKGGSEHSSSDLDSDEERKRYDEQMEDLLEQAYERFVIKKEGTAKQRKRIKNSYDADSQLLEAVETDDIVQSNYDSDEDEGVQEANPLMVPLNDGAALTQEEITNTWFNQDVFAEAVEERDVEKDDSENEMDIDGPKEKMPVAINIKGSKSVSEKIKENKSAASAVMDRTQPQASKEMDYEVVPQPDTDSDDSSSDESDDDVETKAEILALASKMLRKRKREQILDDAYNKHMFHDEGLPKWFIDEERKHRQPEKPITKEEVAAMKAQFKAIDARPAKKVAEAKARKKRVAMRKLEKVRKKANVISDQPDISERSKSKQIDRLYKKAVPKRPQKEYVVAKKGVQVKTGKGKVLVDRRMKKDMRKSGMGKAGKRGSKAKGGKAPKGGKGPKGGKAPKGNTPKGKGFSQGSAKKGRK, encoded by the exons ATGGGGAAGGCGAAAGCAAAAGGTAAGCATCGTTTGGATAAGTGGTACCACTTAGCCAAAGAAACCGGTTACAGATCCAGAGCATCCTTCAAACTCCTTCAGATTAATGGAAAGTTCGATTTCCTCAGTTCCGCACGCGCCGTCCTCGATCTCTGCGCCGCTCCCGGAGGTTGGATGCAGGTGGCGGTCAAACATGTTCCCAAAGGCAACCTTGTCATCGGAGTTGACCTTGCCCCTATCGCTCCCATGATTGGAGCCACCGCTATTCAGGAGGATATCACGAGACCTGAGTGCAAGTCACGAATTAAGAAAATCATGAACCAAAATGGTTGTAGTACTTTTGATGTTATTCTTCACGATGGTTCGCCGAATGTCGGTGGTGCTTGGGCTCAAGAAGCTACGAGTCAGAATGCTCTTGTTATTGACTCTGTTAAGTTGGCTACACAGTTTTTATCACCTAAGGGCACTTTTGTTACTAAG GTTTTCAGGTCGCAGGATTACAGTGCCGTTGTGTATTGTTTGAAGCAG TTGTTTGAGAAGGTTGAGGTGGATAAACCGATTGCCAGTCGATCTGAATCTGCTGAGATATATCTTGTTGGGCTTAAGTACAAGGCCCCTGCTAAGATTGATCCTCGCCTTCTCGATTACAAGCATCTTTTTCAGGCATCTGCTCAGCCACAAGCCAAG GTGGTGGATGTTCTCAGAGACAATAAGCAAAAGAGGCATCGAGACGG GTATGAAGATGGAATCACAACTTTGAGGAAGGTTTCTTCAGCTGCAAGTTTTATTTGGTCAGATGCTCCTCTGGAGATTCTTGGTTCAGTTACTTCTATAAGCTTTACGGATCCCGCCGATTTAAAAATCAAGGATAACAAACTAACTACTGAAGAG GTAAAATCTCTCTGTGAAGATTTGAGGGTTTTGGGGAAGCAAGACTTCAAGCATCTTTTAAA GTGGAGGATTCACATTAGAAAAGCTCTTTCACCGTCTAAAAAGACCGAACCTGCTTCTACAGCTGTGGTAGAAAATGAGAATGAGGTGGATGAAGATGATAGACTACTCAACGAAATGGAGGAACTGACAAATGCACTGGACCGCAAGAAGAAACGTGAAAAAAAGATTCTAGCGAAAAGAAGAGCTAAG GACAAGGTGCGGAAAGCGACTGGGATGCAAATGGATGCAGTAGAAGATTATGTTGATCATGAGTTGTTTTCTCTTGCCTCCATGAAG GGTAAGAAGGATCTGGTAGCTGTTGACACCACTGACTATGAAGGCGGTGAGGGTGAAGGAGATGACAGTGAGAATGAAGAAAACAAAGGTGGCTCAGAGCATTCATCCAGTGACTTAGATTCTGATGAAGAACGTAAAAG GTATGATGAACAAATGGAAGATTTACTTGAACAAGCTTATGAGCGGTTTGTGATAAAAAAGGAAGGGACTGCAAAGCAGCGTAAGAGAATTAAAAACTCCTATGATGCAGACTCCCAACTTTTGGAG GCTGTTGAAACTGATGACATTGTTCAGTCCAATTATGATTCAGACGAAGATGAGGGCGTTCAAGAAGCAAACCCTTTGATGGTGCCCCTTAATGATGGGGCAGCGCTCACCCAAGAGGAGATCACAAATACATGGTTTAATCAGGATGTCTTTGCTGAAGCTGTAGAGGAACGAGATGTCGAGAAGGATGATAGTGAAAATGAAATGGATATTGATGGGCCAAAGGAGAAGATGCCCGTTGCTATCAACATCAAAGGAAGTAAGTCTGTTTCAgaaaagataaaagaaaataAATCTGCTGCTTCTGCGGTGATGGATCGCACTCAACCTCAAGCGTCTAAGGAGATGGATTATGAGGTTGTTCCTCAACCTGATACTGATTCAGATGATTCGTCCTCTGATGAGTCGGATGATGATGTTGAAACAAAAGCTGAGATATTGGCTTTAGCTTCAAAGATGTTAAGGAAAAGGAAAAGGGAACAAATCCTGGATGATGCATATAATAAGCACATGTTTCATGATGAAGGTTTGCCCAAGTGGTTTATAGATGAGGAAAGGAAACACCGTCAACCAGAAAAGCCTATCACTAAAGAGGAAGTTGCAGCAATGAAAGCACAATTTAAAGCAATTGATGCCCGGCCTGCAAAGAAGGTTGCTGAGGCCAAAGCCCGAAAGAAGCGTGTTGCAATGAGGAAGCTTGAGAAAGTACGCAAGAAGGCCAATGTTATATCAGATCAGCCAGACATATCCGAACGTTCAAAGAGTAAGCAAATTGATCGACTATATAAAAAAGCTGTTCCAAAAAGGCCTCAAAAGGAGTATGTAGTTGCAAAGAAAGGTGTTCAAGTTAAGACTGGCAAGGGAAAAGTTCTTGTTGATCGCAGAATGAAGAAGGATATGAGAAAAAGTGGAATGGGTAAGGCAGGAAAAAGAGGTTCCAAGGCAAAGGGTGGCAAGGCTCCAAAGGGCGGCAAAGGTCCAAAGGGCGGCAAGGCTCCCAAGGGTAACACACCAAAGGGAAAAGGATTTTCACAGGGCTCTGCAAAGAAGGgaagaaaataa